In a single window of the Pseudohongiella acticola genome:
- a CDS encoding late competence development ComFB family protein has product MDSITNYYEKMVLDCIRRALAGTKAAHDDDYIADVACVALNRLPARYVRHIVDTRFFESESDYKTNAESVELAVNHALDYIKQRADESPDGTAHAKPGAGSK; this is encoded by the coding sequence ATGGACTCAATCACTAATTATTACGAAAAAATGGTGCTCGACTGTATCAGACGAGCACTCGCCGGTACCAAGGCTGCACATGACGATGACTATATCGCGGATGTCGCCTGTGTTGCCCTTAACAGACTGCCGGCGCGATACGTGCGCCATATTGTCGACACTCGCTTCTTCGAGTCGGAGAGCGATTACAAAACCAACGCAGAATCCGTTGAATTGGCGGTGAATCACGCCCTTGACTACATCAAGCAGCGCGCTGATGAATCACCCGATGGCACCGCTCACGCCAAGCCCGGCGCAGGCTCTAAATAG
- a CDS encoding YbhB/YbcL family Raf kinase inhibitor-like protein, protein MKPIKRALGVMALSIFALPAMLSAAEMEDTITVSSTAFDHHGMVPLAYSAYGDNTVPQISWDNLPAGTEQLALVMDDPIAPMPQPFVHWVAYNIPADAMQLPEGLSKEAEVAGVEGLDGMINGVNGLRQTGYFGPRPPKDGKLHAYHFRIYALDAALDLPEGLNKAELLEAIDGHVLATGMLMGHYEQE, encoded by the coding sequence ATGAAACCAATCAAACGTGCGCTTGGCGTTATGGCGCTGAGTATTTTTGCCCTGCCTGCCATGCTGTCGGCAGCCGAGATGGAAGACACCATTACCGTCAGCAGCACCGCCTTTGACCATCACGGCATGGTACCACTGGCGTATTCTGCATACGGCGACAATACTGTGCCGCAGATCAGCTGGGACAACCTGCCGGCAGGTACTGAACAACTGGCGCTGGTGATGGATGATCCGATTGCGCCCATGCCGCAGCCGTTTGTGCACTGGGTCGCCTACAATATCCCGGCAGATGCCATGCAATTGCCGGAAGGTCTGAGCAAAGAAGCAGAGGTTGCCGGGGTCGAAGGTCTGGACGGCATGATCAATGGCGTCAACGGTCTGCGTCAGACCGGATACTTTGGTCCGCGTCCGCCGAAGGATGGCAAACTGCACGCCTATCATTTCAGAATTTATGCGCTCGACGCAGCACTTGATCTACCTGAAGGGTTAAACAAGGCAGAGCTGTTGGAAGCCATTGACGGCCATGTGCTGGCAACGGGCATGCTGATGGGACACTACGAACAGGAGTAA
- a CDS encoding ABC transporter permease: protein MEFGPILRALLRNKLGVILIAVQIAFTMTVIVNAIYIINQRGELMQRPSGIDEDNLFYIRSIGFGQDFNEEVTYADDLARLRQTPGIADATVINAIPVSGSGSSSGFSLEPNDVASMVPSAIYYADHHALNTMDLELIAGVDFSESDLLVRESSLNANAGSVIITQALAQRLFDGSVQSAVGQTLYTPSQQAVRIIGVVRRLQAPWPEWPDIENSAIFPEVVIDGSSLYLIRTEAGEQNRLMPQVEEMLAASNSERILRQLQTLQETREESYRIDSVMTRILYVVIATLVFITAMGIVGLAVFSINRRRKQIGTRRALGATQGDILRYFLVENVMISGIGVLTGAILTIAFNIFLVQTFNMPRIDWYYTPVGMLALLLVGQLAVIGPSRAAARITPALATRSV from the coding sequence ATGGAATTCGGCCCTATTCTGCGCGCACTGCTGCGCAACAAACTTGGCGTCATACTAATAGCGGTACAGATTGCCTTTACCATGACGGTCATCGTCAATGCCATCTATATCATCAATCAGCGCGGCGAGCTGATGCAACGCCCGAGCGGTATTGACGAAGACAATCTTTTTTACATTAGAAGTATCGGGTTTGGTCAGGACTTCAATGAGGAAGTCACTTACGCGGATGACCTGGCGCGTCTTCGACAAACACCCGGCATTGCTGATGCGACTGTCATCAACGCCATTCCGGTCAGCGGCAGTGGCTCCTCTTCAGGTTTCAGTCTGGAGCCCAACGACGTTGCCTCAATGGTGCCCAGCGCCATCTATTACGCCGATCACCACGCCCTCAACACAATGGATCTGGAGCTCATTGCCGGCGTCGACTTTTCAGAATCTGATTTGCTCGTGCGCGAGTCATCTCTGAATGCCAATGCCGGTTCCGTCATCATTACCCAGGCGCTGGCCCAGCGCCTGTTCGACGGTTCAGTACAATCCGCCGTGGGTCAGACCCTGTACACACCGTCTCAACAGGCGGTGCGTATTATCGGTGTCGTGCGCCGACTGCAGGCACCCTGGCCGGAATGGCCTGATATCGAGAACTCGGCCATTTTTCCGGAAGTTGTCATCGATGGCTCCTCGCTTTACCTGATACGAACTGAAGCCGGAGAACAGAACCGCCTCATGCCACAAGTCGAGGAAATGCTGGCGGCAAGCAACAGCGAACGCATACTGCGCCAGTTGCAGACCCTGCAGGAGACACGTGAGGAGAGCTACCGCATCGACAGCGTGATGACACGTATTCTGTACGTGGTCATTGCCACCCTGGTTTTTATCACCGCGATGGGGATTGTCGGCCTCGCGGTATTCAGCATCAATCGCCGTCGCAAGCAGATTGGCACGCGTCGGGCACTGGGCGCGACCCAGGGCGACATACTGCGTTACTTTCTTGTCGAGAACGTCATGATTTCCGGTATAGGCGTGCTGACGGGTGCAATCCTGACCATCGCGTTCAACATTTTCCTGGTACAGACCTTCAACATGCCCAGGATCGACTGGTATTACACACCGGTCGGCATGCTGGCTCTGTTGCTGGTCGGTCAGCTTGCCGTTATCGGGCCGTCCCGGGCAGCTGCCCGGATCACACCGGCGCTGGCTACCCGGTCGGTATAA
- a CDS encoding D-amino-acid transaminase: MSRTVFLNGDYLPAEKAAISVFDRGFLFGDGVYEVIPVVMGKLVDEDYSVERLRRSLSALEIAWPFSEADYLVMLRELIRRDDIAEGSVYVQITRGIAERDFAYPPHAKSTIMAYTSTRNLLNNPAAETGVKVVSVPDLRWQRRDIKSLNLLGQCMAKQQAAAQGAFEAWMVEDGAVTEGASSSAFIIKDRTIVTRALSNSILPGIRRRVILELAEQSGMTLIERSFTLAEAMTAEEAFLSSATTLVMPVVSIDGTLIADGRPGPLTQTLRNLYIESLLAEAAGK, translated from the coding sequence GTGAGCAGAACGGTATTTTTGAACGGTGACTATCTCCCCGCAGAAAAAGCGGCCATTTCCGTGTTCGATCGCGGCTTCCTGTTTGGTGATGGCGTCTACGAAGTGATTCCCGTGGTCATGGGCAAGCTGGTTGACGAAGACTATTCGGTTGAGCGTCTGCGACGTAGCCTCAGTGCGCTGGAAATAGCCTGGCCCTTCAGCGAAGCGGACTACCTGGTTATGCTGCGCGAACTGATCAGGCGCGATGATATTGCCGAGGGCAGCGTTTATGTGCAGATTACCCGCGGCATCGCCGAACGTGATTTTGCCTATCCACCGCATGCCAAAAGCACCATCATGGCCTATACGTCCACACGCAACCTGCTCAACAATCCGGCGGCGGAAACCGGCGTCAAGGTTGTGTCCGTGCCAGACCTGCGCTGGCAACGGCGAGACATCAAATCCCTGAACCTGCTGGGTCAGTGTATGGCCAAGCAACAGGCCGCGGCGCAGGGTGCGTTTGAAGCCTGGATGGTGGAGGATGGTGCGGTCACCGAAGGCGCATCTTCTTCCGCGTTTATTATCAAAGACAGAACCATTGTCACGCGAGCACTGTCCAATTCAATACTGCCCGGCATTCGTCGACGGGTCATTCTGGAGCTGGCTGAGCAGTCAGGCATGACGCTGATAGAGCGCAGCTTTACGCTGGCAGAGGCCATGACGGCCGAGGAAGCCTTTCTTAGCAGCGCAACCACGCTGGTGATGCCGGTTGTCAGTATTGACGGCACGTTGATCGCTGATGGTCGGCCCGGGCCGCTGACACAGACGTTAAGGAACCTGTATATCGAAAGCCTGTTGGCAGAAGCTGCCGGTAAATAG
- a CDS encoding DUF3429 domain-containing protein, whose translation MSFNNQSAKHTNLPAILAGLGALPFLASSLFLTLGVYNLPLLGNTAEILRSYSLAIAVFMCGIHWGQYLQDTQARNLNLLMVSNALTLVCWLGFLMASFVAYFVIVIAVFLALLWVDYRLYQGGRITSRYFKMRLAVTAVVCASLALPLSFI comes from the coding sequence ATGTCGTTCAACAACCAATCTGCAAAACATACCAATCTACCTGCCATTCTGGCCGGGCTGGGAGCGCTGCCGTTTCTGGCCAGCAGCCTGTTTTTGACCCTCGGCGTCTATAACCTTCCATTGCTGGGAAATACGGCGGAAATTTTGCGAAGCTACAGTCTGGCCATTGCCGTGTTCATGTGCGGCATACACTGGGGGCAGTACCTTCAGGACACCCAGGCAAGAAACCTGAACCTGTTGATGGTCAGCAATGCACTGACTCTGGTGTGTTGGCTTGGCTTCCTGATGGCGTCTTTTGTGGCGTATTTTGTTATTGTCATTGCCGTCTTTCTGGCTTTGTTATGGGTGGATTATCGCCTGTATCAAGGCGGCAGAATTACTTCGCGCTACTTCAAAATGCGGCTCGCAGTCACGGCCGTGGTATGCGCCTCGCTGGCACTGCCATTGAGTTTCATCTGA
- a CDS encoding ADP-ribosylglycohydrolase family protein — translation MTEPQNRAQAALKALFVGDSLAMPVHWYYRPADIYQQFPGGVRDLHDAPAFHPSSIMSLHSTNSGGRRSRQNQAATERSVVGDVILKGKRQFWDIPNQHYHRGMRAGENTLNAHCARAVMRSIAANADRYDAARFVDHYIDLLTADPPAHPDTYAESYHRGFFANLDAGKPPLRCGAVTHDTPSIGGLVTIAPIVFAERLRGVALEEVQELCHQHLLLTHPDTGLARTCRAYVNLLDTLLFREESDDVMSILAQTAQRSIGLDLPSLLAKTRDDQEVLGRKYSIACYIDGAWPGILYLAARYCGDSGKALIANTNLGGDNVHRGAVLGVISALCQPSTDVENWYQRLIDEPSLSHEINRLLTV, via the coding sequence ATGACGGAACCACAAAATCGCGCTCAGGCAGCGCTAAAGGCGCTGTTTGTCGGCGACTCACTGGCCATGCCAGTACACTGGTATTATCGGCCAGCCGACATCTATCAACAGTTCCCTGGTGGCGTGCGGGATCTGCATGACGCTCCTGCGTTTCATCCATCGTCCATCATGTCGCTGCATTCCACGAATAGCGGTGGCCGGCGCAGTCGACAGAATCAAGCGGCAACAGAGCGCAGCGTTGTTGGTGATGTCATACTCAAAGGCAAGCGCCAATTCTGGGATATACCCAATCAACACTATCATCGGGGCATGCGCGCCGGCGAAAACACCCTGAATGCCCACTGCGCTCGTGCCGTCATGCGGTCGATCGCGGCAAATGCAGACCGGTATGACGCCGCCAGGTTTGTTGATCATTACATCGACTTGCTGACGGCTGATCCACCAGCCCACCCGGATACCTACGCAGAGTCCTATCATCGCGGCTTCTTTGCCAATCTGGATGCGGGCAAACCACCACTGCGCTGCGGCGCGGTAACACACGACACGCCATCCATTGGCGGGCTGGTGACCATTGCCCCCATCGTTTTTGCTGAGCGGCTGCGTGGCGTTGCGCTGGAGGAGGTGCAGGAGCTTTGCCATCAGCACCTGCTGCTGACTCATCCGGATACCGGCCTGGCACGTACCTGCCGGGCGTATGTGAATTTGCTGGACACACTTCTGTTTCGCGAAGAATCAGACGATGTCATGTCAATTCTTGCACAGACAGCTCAACGCAGCATTGGTCTGGATCTGCCGTCGCTGCTGGCAAAAACTCGTGACGACCAGGAAGTGCTGGGGCGCAAATACTCAATTGCCTGTTACATAGACGGTGCCTGGCCCGGCATTTTGTATCTGGCCGCCCGCTACTGTGGTGACAGCGGCAAGGCTCTGATTGCCAATACCAACCTCGGTGGAGACAATGTCCACCGTGGCGCCGTGCTGGGCGTCATCAGCGCGTTGTGTCAGCCGTCAACAGACGTTGAAAACTGGTATCAACGGCTGATTGACGAACCGTCATTGTCGCATGAGATAAATCGTTTGCTGACCGTGTAA
- a CDS encoding TrmH family RNA methyltransferase, protein MPRLKIDELKKLHQKKYRYQYDCFLAEGEHLVLELEKAAKTNAALLASELYVTEAYQGWASNLTKTVVGDRAMAQLSDTKSPQGIVACVPVSALSQTASKTDAATPRAVYLYETQDPGNLGTILRTLGWFGGFTCLLSPGCVDPFNTKVVRSSMGAIFNVAIELNVELSSLSSRYSTIACLDMQGDRLSSESFQQAQCLVFGNEARGVPREQLQALGAASYTIPGRGEVESLNVASALNMCLYELNRLS, encoded by the coding sequence ATGCCACGATTAAAAATTGATGAGCTGAAGAAGCTGCATCAGAAAAAATACCGCTATCAGTATGACTGCTTTCTCGCCGAGGGTGAGCACCTGGTGCTGGAGCTGGAGAAAGCAGCAAAGACAAACGCAGCGTTACTGGCGAGCGAACTGTACGTCACCGAAGCGTACCAGGGTTGGGCCAGTAATCTGACAAAGACCGTGGTCGGCGACAGGGCCATGGCACAGTTGTCGGACACAAAATCACCGCAGGGTATTGTTGCCTGTGTGCCTGTCAGTGCCTTGAGTCAAACTGCGAGTAAAACAGATGCAGCGACGCCAAGGGCGGTGTATCTATACGAAACTCAGGACCCAGGCAATCTGGGCACAATTCTGCGCACGCTGGGCTGGTTTGGCGGTTTTACCTGCCTTCTCAGTCCGGGCTGCGTCGATCCGTTTAATACCAAGGTCGTGCGCTCGAGTATGGGAGCGATTTTTAATGTGGCCATCGAACTGAATGTTGAGCTGTCGTCACTATCGTCGCGTTATAGCACTATTGCCTGTCTCGACATGCAGGGTGACAGGCTGAGCTCGGAGTCCTTTCAGCAGGCACAATGTCTGGTGTTTGGCAACGAGGCCAGGGGCGTGCCACGGGAACAGTTGCAGGCGCTTGGGGCGGCCAGTTATACCATACCCGGCCGCGGTGAGGTGGAGTCTCTGAACGTCGCATCTGCCTTAAATATGTGTCTCTACGAGTTGAACCGTCTGAGTTGA
- the rlmE gene encoding 23S rRNA (uridine(2552)-2'-O)-methyltransferase RlmE — MARSKSSKRWLDEHVNDPYVKKAQIDGFRSRASYKLLEINNKDKLIRPGMLVLDLGSAPGGWSQVAAPITEPKGRVIASDILPMDSIADVEFIQGDFTEQEVFDQIMAALGGARVDLVMSDMAPNISGVDAADQAASMYLIELALDMARQTLKPGANFLTKAFHGEGYDDYVKDLRSSFDKVLTRKPDASRARSREVYLVGKGFKS, encoded by the coding sequence ATGGCACGATCAAAAAGCAGCAAACGCTGGCTCGACGAGCACGTTAACGACCCCTATGTAAAAAAGGCTCAAATAGACGGTTTTCGTTCACGTGCCAGCTATAAATTGCTGGAGATAAACAACAAAGACAAATTGATTCGTCCGGGCATGCTGGTCCTCGACCTGGGGTCGGCGCCTGGAGGCTGGTCGCAGGTGGCTGCGCCCATCACCGAGCCAAAAGGCCGTGTCATTGCCTCAGACATTCTGCCCATGGACTCAATCGCTGACGTTGAGTTCATCCAGGGTGATTTTACCGAGCAGGAGGTGTTTGATCAGATCATGGCGGCACTGGGTGGTGCCCGGGTCGACCTGGTGATGTCGGATATGGCACCCAATATCAGTGGCGTCGACGCCGCCGATCAGGCTGCGTCCATGTACCTGATAGAATTGGCTCTGGACATGGCGCGTCAGACCCTGAAGCCTGGCGCCAATTTCCTGACCAAGGCCTTTCACGGCGAGGGCTACGATGATTATGTCAAAGACCTGCGCAGCAGTTTTGATAAAGTACTGACCCGGAAGCCCGATGCCTCACGAGCACGTTCCCGCGAGGTGTACCTGGTTGGCAAGGGTTTTAAGTCCTGA
- a CDS encoding NAD(P)/FAD-dependent oxidoreductase — translation MIRLTELSLPLEHQPEALRAAILQRLQLGDTELLDFFVFKRSYDARKKNSEITFVYIIHATVQDEAALLQRFTSDQHVRPAPDIAYHPVASAPEQMSERPVVIGFGPCGLFAALLLAQMGFRPIVLERGKDVRRRTQDTWALWRKKELTPESNVQFGEGGAGLFSDGKLYSQIKDPKFYGRQVMREFVKAGAPEEIMFVNKPHIGTFRLTGVVSAMREQIRALGGEIRFESKVTDLDVTDGRVTGVTLESGETINSRYVVLALGHSSRDTFRVLHRRGVFLEAKPFAIGFRIEHPQSLIDKSRLGKYAGHDALGAADYKLVHHASNGRAVYSFCMCPGGTVVAATSEEGRVVTNGMSQYSRNERNANAGIVVGIDPAKDFPGDALAGVALQEQLETRAYELGGKDYCAPAQLVGDFIRGKASTSLGEVEPSYQPGIKLGDLSPSLPAYAIEAIREALPAFGKQIRGFDRNDAVLTGIETRTSSPVRITRDSQTLQSLNTRGLYPAGEGAGYAGGILSAGVDGIRVAEALALAMLSDLASGNASESDSEV, via the coding sequence ATGATTCGTCTGACCGAACTTTCGCTACCACTGGAGCATCAGCCGGAAGCACTCCGTGCCGCCATACTGCAGCGTCTGCAGCTTGGCGACACTGAGCTGCTCGACTTTTTTGTGTTCAAACGCAGTTATGACGCTCGCAAAAAAAACAGTGAAATTACCTTTGTTTATATCATCCACGCCACCGTGCAGGACGAAGCAGCCTTGCTGCAACGTTTTACCAGCGACCAGCATGTGCGACCAGCCCCGGATATCGCCTACCATCCGGTTGCCAGCGCCCCGGAACAAATGTCAGAGAGACCTGTCGTTATCGGGTTTGGCCCGTGCGGCCTGTTTGCCGCCCTGTTGCTGGCCCAGATGGGGTTCAGGCCCATCGTGCTGGAGCGCGGCAAAGACGTGCGTCGTCGTACTCAGGATACCTGGGCGTTGTGGCGCAAGAAGGAGCTGACGCCGGAGTCGAATGTGCAGTTTGGCGAAGGTGGTGCGGGGCTTTTTTCTGACGGCAAGCTGTACAGTCAGATCAAGGATCCGAAATTCTATGGCAGGCAGGTCATGCGCGAGTTTGTTAAAGCGGGTGCGCCGGAAGAAATCATGTTTGTCAACAAACCCCACATTGGCACCTTTCGTCTGACCGGTGTGGTGTCGGCCATGCGTGAGCAGATCAGGGCGCTGGGCGGGGAGATTCGTTTTGAAAGCAAAGTCACTGACCTTGATGTCACCGATGGTCGCGTGACCGGAGTGACGCTGGAGAGTGGCGAAACTATAAATTCCCGATATGTCGTGCTGGCGCTGGGTCACAGTTCGCGCGACACATTTCGCGTGCTGCACCGACGTGGCGTATTTCTTGAAGCCAAACCTTTTGCCATCGGTTTTCGTATAGAGCACCCACAGTCGCTGATCGATAAGTCACGGCTGGGCAAGTATGCCGGTCACGATGCACTGGGCGCAGCTGATTACAAACTGGTGCATCATGCCAGCAATGGACGTGCGGTTTACAGCTTCTGCATGTGCCCGGGCGGAACCGTGGTCGCAGCGACGTCAGAAGAAGGGCGCGTAGTGACGAATGGCATGAGCCAGTATTCCCGCAATGAACGCAATGCCAATGCTGGTATTGTTGTCGGCATCGATCCGGCAAAGGATTTTCCAGGCGACGCGCTGGCCGGTGTCGCGCTGCAGGAGCAATTGGAAACACGCGCCTATGAACTGGGCGGCAAAGATTACTGTGCGCCGGCGCAGCTAGTGGGTGATTTTATTCGCGGAAAAGCATCAACCAGTTTGGGCGAAGTGGAGCCGTCATATCAGCCCGGTATAAAATTGGGAGACCTGTCTCCATCGTTACCGGCGTACGCAATAGAGGCTATCCGGGAAGCGCTGCCTGCTTTTGGCAAACAGATCCGCGGCTTCGATCGGAACGATGCAGTGTTGACTGGCATCGAGACTCGAACATCTTCGCCGGTGCGAATAACACGGGATTCGCAGACCCTGCAAAGTCTCAATACGCGTGGTTTGTATCCGGCCGGAGAAGGTGCTGGTTATGCCGGCGGTATTCTGTCGGCGGGAGTGGATGGCATCAGAGTTGCCGAAGCGCTGGCACTGGCCATGCTGTCCGATCTGGCATCCGGTAATGCTTCTGAATCCGACAGCGAGGTCTGA
- a CDS encoding ABC transporter transmembrane domain-containing protein, protein MDKTAPKKAGISSLLQAARFVLPYKKQILLAAVALLFTAGLTLGLVQYVRIIVDSGFVAGSAQSLSGAIFGFLVVAILQAIGTFSRFYWVSWLGERVTADIRKAVFDHLLTMHPAYFEDNISGEIQSRITTDTTLLQTVIGSSASIALRNTLLLVGGVIFLFITNPRLTSVVLLCIPLVIGPIIIYGRRVRNLSRRTQDQIANVGAYVGESIQQIKTVQAYNHQHEDQRLFAGHVETAFNVALSQIRSRSLLIAIVMTLVFVAMAAMIWVGGQDVISGRMSAGELTAFIVYAVMVASAVGAISQVFGDLQRAAGATERLLELLNAESAIRAPDSPEQLPGKLQGELRFDALRFCYPTRPNTPALEDFSLSIEPGSSLALVGPSGAGKSTLFDLLLRFYDPLSGKIFLDGVDIRALDPTQLRQHFALVSQQPTIFTGTVADNIRYGCPEASDDEVHAAADAAFATEFITRLPDTWNSQLGEAGIRLSGGQKQRLAIARAILKDPKILLLDEATSALDAESERTVQIALEKLMQGRTTLIIAHRLATVRNVDRIAVMETGRLIATGTHDELLKSSPLYARLSALQFDAPLS, encoded by the coding sequence ATGGACAAGACAGCACCCAAAAAGGCAGGAATCAGCAGCCTGCTGCAGGCAGCCCGTTTCGTTCTTCCCTACAAAAAGCAGATTCTGCTGGCGGCCGTTGCGCTGTTATTCACTGCCGGCCTGACATTGGGCCTGGTACAGTACGTTCGCATTATCGTTGATTCAGGTTTTGTTGCCGGTTCCGCGCAATCGTTAAGCGGCGCCATCTTCGGTTTTCTGGTAGTTGCCATTTTGCAGGCAATCGGCACATTCTCCCGCTTCTATTGGGTATCCTGGCTGGGAGAGCGGGTCACTGCCGATATCCGCAAAGCAGTTTTTGATCATCTGCTGACCATGCACCCGGCGTATTTTGAAGACAATATCAGCGGCGAAATACAGTCTCGCATCACCACCGACACGACTCTGCTGCAAACCGTTATCGGTTCATCAGCCTCCATCGCGCTACGCAACACCTTACTGCTGGTTGGCGGCGTCATTTTTCTATTTATCACCAATCCGCGCCTGACCAGCGTTGTGCTGCTGTGCATCCCGCTGGTCATCGGACCGATCATTATTTACGGACGCCGTGTGCGAAACCTGTCTCGCCGGACTCAGGACCAGATTGCCAACGTGGGCGCCTATGTTGGCGAGAGTATTCAGCAGATCAAGACGGTTCAGGCCTATAATCATCAGCATGAAGATCAGCGCCTGTTTGCCGGCCATGTAGAAACCGCCTTCAACGTGGCGCTGTCGCAAATACGGTCGCGCTCGTTGCTGATTGCCATTGTCATGACGCTGGTTTTTGTCGCCATGGCAGCCATGATCTGGGTCGGCGGTCAGGATGTTATCAGCGGACGCATGAGCGCGGGTGAGCTCACCGCTTTTATTGTCTATGCTGTCATGGTCGCCTCCGCCGTTGGCGCCATCAGTCAGGTGTTTGGTGACCTGCAACGTGCTGCCGGTGCCACCGAACGTCTGCTGGAGCTATTGAACGCAGAGTCAGCTATTCGCGCACCGGACTCGCCTGAGCAGCTTCCCGGGAAACTACAGGGTGAATTGCGGTTTGATGCTCTGCGCTTCTGCTATCCAACCCGCCCGAATACACCAGCGCTGGAAGACTTTTCGCTCAGTATCGAACCTGGCAGCAGCCTCGCACTGGTAGGGCCCTCAGGCGCCGGAAAATCCACGCTATTTGACTTGCTGCTGCGCTTTTACGATCCGCTCAGTGGCAAGATTTTTCTGGATGGCGTCGATATCCGGGCGCTTGACCCAACACAATTGCGGCAACATTTTGCTCTGGTGAGTCAGCAGCCCACTATCTTCACCGGCACAGTGGCAGACAATATTCGTTATGGTTGCCCGGAAGCCAGTGACGACGAGGTTCACGCGGCCGCCGATGCTGCCTTTGCCACTGAATTCATAACCCGGCTGCCCGATACCTGGAACAGCCAGCTCGGCGAGGCGGGCATTCGCCTGTCTGGCGGCCAGAAACAGCGCCTGGCCATCGCCCGTGCCATTCTCAAGGATCCTAAAATATTGCTTCTGGATGAGGCTACCAGTGCTCTGGATGCCGAAAGCGAGCGTACAGTACAAATAGCACTGGAGAAACTGATGCAGGGTCGGACGACGCTGATCATTGCACATCGACTGGCAACCGTGCGCAATGTCGACCGAATCGCCGTCATGGAAACCGGCCGACTGATCGCCACCGGTACGCACGACGAGCTGTTAAAAAGCAGTCCACTTTATGCACGTCTCTCCGCATTGCAATTTGACGCCCCGCTTTCATAG
- a CDS encoding ABC transporter permease yields the protein MLFYYIRLALLSYRRNPVLSSLMVLAVAIGIGAYMVIFTLNYFMGGDPIPHKSDQLYHVQLDYGDPSFPDFEAPPQLTYIDAMALLELTNEHARTASSKFSGVVEPQNREIRPFGVNGRGNFSEFFTMFDIPFQYGSGWDRSADENRQQVIVLSQELNQQLFGGSNSVGETVLLHGFNFTVVGVLEQWAPVPKFYDVNNGPFDPIEEAYIPWHLIVSLRMNRAGNTNCWKAPEGDGFQAFLNAECAWIQFWVELQDQNSYEDYLNLINNYAAEQKSFGRLRVPVDKRLFDVNEWLVEQEVLPDETRILSALAAMLLAVCLLNTVGLLLAKFLGKAPEIGVRQALGAHKGSLFIQHVIEAGFIGAMGGVLGLGVAALGLEGIKILMGDLIVSDWMHLNLTVVLVTIALAIVSTIIAGLYPIWRACNINPAIHLKLQ from the coding sequence ATGCTCTTCTATTATATCCGCCTGGCTCTGCTGAGTTACCGTCGCAATCCGGTCCTCAGTTCACTGATGGTGCTGGCCGTGGCCATCGGCATTGGCGCTTACATGGTAATTTTCACGCTTAACTATTTTATGGGCGGCGACCCGATACCACACAAAAGTGATCAGCTGTACCACGTTCAACTCGACTATGGTGACCCTTCGTTTCCCGACTTTGAAGCGCCGCCTCAGCTGACCTATATCGATGCTATGGCGTTACTGGAACTGACCAATGAACACGCCAGAACAGCCAGTTCAAAGTTTTCGGGCGTGGTGGAACCGCAGAATAGAGAAATCCGGCCATTCGGGGTTAATGGTCGTGGTAACTTCAGCGAATTCTTTACCATGTTTGATATTCCTTTTCAGTACGGTAGCGGCTGGGATCGCAGTGCTGATGAAAACCGTCAGCAGGTCATTGTGCTGTCACAGGAGCTCAACCAGCAGTTGTTTGGTGGGTCCAATTCGGTGGGTGAGACAGTGCTGCTACACGGCTTTAATTTTACCGTCGTGGGTGTGCTTGAGCAGTGGGCGCCCGTGCCCAAGTTCTACGATGTCAATAACGGCCCCTTCGACCCGATCGAAGAAGCCTATATCCCCTGGCATCTGATCGTTTCCCTACGCATGAACCGTGCAGGCAATACCAATTGCTGGAAGGCGCCTGAAGGCGATGGTTTCCAGGCCTTCCTGAACGCTGAGTGCGCGTGGATTCAATTCTGGGTCGAGCTGCAGGATCAGAACAGTTATGAGGACTACCTGAATCTGATCAACAACTATGCCGCCGAACAGAAGTCCTTTGGTCGTCTGCGGGTGCCGGTCGACAAACGTCTGTTCGATGTAAATGAATGGCTGGTTGAGCAGGAGGTGCTGCCCGACGAAACCCGCATTCTGTCAGCGCTTGCTGCCATGCTGCTCGCCGTTTGTTTGCTCAACACGGTCGGCCTGCTGTTGGCTAAATTCCTGGGCAAAGCACCTGAAATCGGTGTCCGCCAGGCATTGGGTGCACACAAGGGCTCTCTGTTTATTCAACATGTGATTGAAGCCGGCTTTATCGGCGCCATGGGCGGCGTGCTCGGCCTCGGTGTGGCAGCACTGGGACTGGAAGGCATCAAGATATTGATGGGCGACCTCATTGTCTCTGACTGGATGCACCTGAATCTGACCGTGGTGCTGGTGACCATTGCGCTGGCCATTGTCAGCACAATCATCGCTGGCCTGTATCCAATCTGGCGGGCCTGCAACATCAACCCTGCCATTCACCTTAAATTGCAGTAG